A genomic window from Glycine max cultivar Williams 82 chromosome 17, Glycine_max_v4.0, whole genome shotgun sequence includes:
- the LOC100816041 gene encoding adenine nucleotide transporter BT1, chloroplastic/mitochondrial isoform X1 — MGRRGIKLFDEERNGLFSISNFGSQWGGVRGDGVQDPVNLAVYASISQMGMGFGVQEPNPSSSSSDGDNSQHNGGMSMRMRIPCTELYVRYVQSEGKVKILGVPEEEEEEVVKGVKKKKKGGVFRGLRIKVKNSSLRRLVSGAFAGAVSRTTVAPLETIRTHLMVGSSGSSTGEVFRNIMETDGWKGLFRGNFVNVIRVAPSKAIELLAYETVNKNLSPKPGEHSKLPIPASLIAGACAGVCSTICTYPLELLKTRLTIQRGVYDGLLDAFLKIVREEGAGELYRGLTPSLIGVIPYSATNYFAYDTLRKAYRKIFKKEKIGNIETLLIGSAAGAFSSSATFPLEVARKHMQVGALSGRQVYKNVIHALASILEQEGIQGLYKGLGPSCMKLVPAAGISFMCYEACKRILVEDDDDEE, encoded by the exons ATGGGTAGGAGAGGAATCAAGCTATTCGATGAAGAAAGGAACGGTCTTTTTTCAATTTCCAATTTTGGGTCTCAATGGGGTGGTGTTAGAGGTGATGGTGTTCAAGACCCTGTGAATTTGGCTGTGTATGCAAGCATTAGTCAAATGGGAATGGGGTTTGGTGTTCAAGAACCaaacccttcttcttcttcttctgatgGTGATAATTCCCAACACAACGGTGGCATGAGCATGAGAATGAGGATTCCGTGCACCGAGTTGTACGTTCGGTACGTGCAATCCGAGGGGAAGGTGAAGATTCTGGGGGTTcctgaggaggaggaggaagaggtggTGAAGGgggtgaagaaaaagaaaaaagggggtGTCTTTAGAGGGTTGAGGATTAAGGTGAAGAACTCTTCTCTTAGGAGGTTGGTTAGTGGTGCCTTTGCTGGGGCGGTTTCACGGACCACTGTGGCACCTTTGGAGACCATAAGGACTCATTTGATGGTCGGAAGTAGTGGCAGTTCCACTGGGGAGGTCTTCAGGAACATCATGGAGACTGATGGATGGAAGGGCTTGTTTAGGGGTAATTTCGTCAATGTGATTCGAGTTGCTCCTAGCAAGGCCATTGAG CTATTAGCTTATGAAACTGTTAACAAGAACCTCTCACCAAAGCCAGGGGAGCATTCCAAACTCCCTATTCCAGCATCATTGATAGCAGGTGCTTGTGCTGGAGTTTGTTCAACTATATGCACATATCCTCTAGAGTTGCTAAAGACTCGACTAACTATCCAG AGGGGTGTTTATGATGGTCTACTAGATGCATTCCTGAAAATAGTTAGAGAAGAGGGTGCAGGAGAACTTTACAGAGGTCTTACTCCGAGTCTGATTGGAGTAATTCCATATTCTGCCACCAATTACTTTGCCTATGACACCTTGAGGAAAGCATAcagaaaaattttcaaaaaagagAAGATTGGCAACATTGAAACCCTTTTGATAGGATCAGCAGCTGGTGCATTTTCAAGTAGTGCTACCTTTCCACTTGAAGTGGCTCGCAAACACATGCAAGTGGGAGCCCTCAGTGGAAGGCAAGTTTACAAAAATGTGATTCATGCCCTTGCAAGCATTCTTGAGCAAGAAGGGATCCAAGGATTATATAAAGGGTTGGGACCTAGCTGCATGAAGTTGGTGCCAGCTGCAGGAATTTCTTTCATGTGCTATGAAGCATGCAAGAGGATATTGGTagaggatgatgatgatgaggagTAG
- the LOC100816041 gene encoding adenine nucleotide transporter BT1, chloroplastic/mitochondrial isoform X2, producing MGRRGIKLFDEERNGLFSISNFGSQWGGVRGDGVQDPVNLAVYASISQMGMGFGVQEPNPSSSSSDGDNSQHNGGMSMRMRIPCTELYVRYVQSEGKVKILGVPEEEEEEVVKGVKKKKKGGVFRGLRIKVKNSSLRRLVSGAFAGAVSRTTVAPLETIRTHLMVGSSGSSTGEVFRNIMETDGWKGLFRGNFVNVIRVAPSKAIELLAYETVNKNLSPKPGEHSKLPIPASLIAGACAGVCSTICTYPLELLKTRLTIQPSKRCGAVPNY from the exons ATGGGTAGGAGAGGAATCAAGCTATTCGATGAAGAAAGGAACGGTCTTTTTTCAATTTCCAATTTTGGGTCTCAATGGGGTGGTGTTAGAGGTGATGGTGTTCAAGACCCTGTGAATTTGGCTGTGTATGCAAGCATTAGTCAAATGGGAATGGGGTTTGGTGTTCAAGAACCaaacccttcttcttcttcttctgatgGTGATAATTCCCAACACAACGGTGGCATGAGCATGAGAATGAGGATTCCGTGCACCGAGTTGTACGTTCGGTACGTGCAATCCGAGGGGAAGGTGAAGATTCTGGGGGTTcctgaggaggaggaggaagaggtggTGAAGGgggtgaagaaaaagaaaaaagggggtGTCTTTAGAGGGTTGAGGATTAAGGTGAAGAACTCTTCTCTTAGGAGGTTGGTTAGTGGTGCCTTTGCTGGGGCGGTTTCACGGACCACTGTGGCACCTTTGGAGACCATAAGGACTCATTTGATGGTCGGAAGTAGTGGCAGTTCCACTGGGGAGGTCTTCAGGAACATCATGGAGACTGATGGATGGAAGGGCTTGTTTAGGGGTAATTTCGTCAATGTGATTCGAGTTGCTCCTAGCAAGGCCATTGAG CTATTAGCTTATGAAACTGTTAACAAGAACCTCTCACCAAAGCCAGGGGAGCATTCCAAACTCCCTATTCCAGCATCATTGATAGCAGGTGCTTGTGCTGGAGTTTGTTCAACTATATGCACATATCCTCTAGAGTTGCTAAAGACTCGACTAACTATCCAG CCAAGCAAGAGGTGTGGTGCTGTCCCTAATTATTAA